In the Pseudolabrys taiwanensis genome, one interval contains:
- a CDS encoding DUF349 domain-containing protein, with the protein MTGAYDRWHERQAVTDEMERIARSDYDTREEWEEAQKDILELKDQWHAIRHPGKFDEDGDQHRRMREALDDFFEGKRKWLDDRRAAFEAAADEKRSIVEAANDLLRHYDLRDAREKYKELQAEWKEIRGGDPDSQLWNEFRSVGDEIYSQTEERRQHFDNASSLKRALVKSANDLPSWPDSRAAKEKYKGLQAEWKGIRGGDPDSQLWNEFRSIGDQLFAKSNARQNDNANNAPTSPHSSELERLELTSKMKELALSDDPKSKTAEAIKLQKRWKSLAATNSNLSVGLARQFRQAEEQFWAKVKSSPR; encoded by the coding sequence ATGACCGGAGCCTACGATAGGTGGCACGAACGCCAAGCCGTAACCGATGAGATGGAGCGTATCGCGCGATCAGATTACGACACACGGGAAGAGTGGGAAGAGGCGCAGAAAGATATTCTTGAATTAAAAGATCAATGGCACGCCATAAGACACCCCGGAAAATTTGACGAAGACGGCGATCAACATCGTCGTATGCGGGAAGCGCTCGATGATTTCTTTGAAGGAAAACGTAAATGGTTAGACGATCGGCGAGCAGCCTTCGAGGCGGCCGCCGACGAAAAGCGCTCGATAGTTGAAGCTGCGAATGATCTCTTGAGACACTACGACTTAAGAGATGCCCGAGAGAAGTACAAAGAACTACAGGCGGAATGGAAAGAAATTAGAGGCGGCGATCCGGACTCGCAGCTTTGGAACGAATTCCGATCTGTCGGAGACGAAATATACTCTCAGACCGAGGAGCGAAGACAGCATTTTGACAACGCGTCATCCTTAAAGCGCGCACTCGTCAAATCAGCAAATGACCTTCCTAGTTGGCCGGATTCAAGAGCGGCGAAGGAGAAATACAAGGGTCTTCAAGCCGAGTGGAAAGGAATTCGAGGTGGAGACCCGGATTCACAACTTTGGAATGAATTCCGATCGATTGGCGATCAATTATTCGCGAAATCTAATGCACGTCAAAATGACAATGCAAACAACGCCCCAACCAGTCCACATTCATCAGAGCTTGAAAGACTAGAGCTAACCTCGAAAATGAAAGAGCTGGCTTTGAGTGATGACCCGAAGTCGAAGACTGCAGAGGCGATAAAACTCCAAAAACGGTGGAAATCGCTCGCGGCAACCAACTCAAACTTAAGTGTCGGCTTGGCTCGGCAGTTCCGGCAAGCGGAAGAGCAATTCTGGGCCAAGGTAAAATCATCGCCTCGCTAG